Proteins encoded by one window of Cannabis sativa cultivar Pink pepper isolate KNU-18-1 chromosome 4, ASM2916894v1, whole genome shotgun sequence:
- the LOC115712902 gene encoding uncharacterized protein LOC115712902 produces the protein MVLNFEIVLFISTPPLSFSLLFQCGFDKVMACLEMYNSDHKAHHHHHLLHHHNYPPPVSPRISFSNDFADSHQLINQHHLRPTPPPSSDFEFSVTDHSMMSGADELFFKGRLLPFKQTTPSSSHRPTTTLRDELLAGDEDRDVTLRPSKGSTGSTRWKSFLGLKKAHNGPNSKKHSEASSSSASLSNLSKTSSQDLLNINEGGSTCQDVEIGI, from the exons ATGgttttgaactttgaaatagtacTATTCATTTCAACACCACCTCTCTCTTTCTCCTTGTTATTTCAATGTGGTTTTGATAAGGTTATGGCATGTTTAGAAATGTACAACTCCGATCATAAagcccaccaccaccaccaccttcTTCATCATCATAACTACCCACCACCAGTGAGCCCAAGAATCTCATTCTCCAATGACTTTGCCGATTCACATCAACTCATTAACCAACACCACCTTCGACCTACTCCTCCGCCATCGTCGGACTTCGAATTCTCGGTCACCGACCACTCCATGATGAGCGGCGCCGACGAGCTTTTCTTTAAAGGAAGACTCTTGCCCTTTAAACAAACAACCCCATCTTCTTCTCACAGACCCACCACCACTCTTAGAGATGAGCTTCTTGCCGGAGATGAAGATCGTGACGTCACTCTCCGACCCTCTAAGGGTAGTACTGGGTCGACCAGGTGGAAATCCTTTTTGGGCCTTAAGAAGGCCCACAATGGGCCCAACTCAAAGAAGCACTCtgaagcttcttcttcttctgcttCTCTTTCCAATCTTAGCAAGACCTCTTCACAG GATTTATTGAATATTAATGAAGGAGGGTCTACATGCCAAGATGTTGAGATTGGAATATAG